The genomic window CGAAATAGTCCTAACAAACTTCTGATAAAATCCAGAGAGCAAACCAGTGGAAAGCAAAACCGGCATCAAACATTTAACCTAAACCGGTAAATCAAATATAGAAGctttaaaaaaccaaacctaaaCCGGCTAAAATCGATAGACCTAACCAACCACTAGCAGTTTCCCGGCCGCCGCTTGAATGATGACCACTGCGGTGCGTTCCACCGCCATAAATCGGAATCGGACGTAATCCTCCTCCTCTGCTAGAACTCCCTCCTCCGCCTCTGCTAGAACTTCCTCCACCGCCTCTGCTAGAACTCCCTCCTCCGCCGAAACTGCGTCCCCCTCCGCCGAAACCGCCTCCACCTCtgcctcctcctccgccgccttTCTTAACAACGACTGTTAATTTCGGTAAATTGGCTTCGATTACGTCACCGTCTGGCTTCAATTCTACTTCTTGAAACGGGAGATCATCATGGTTTGGATCAACGAAGGCTAAACTTGTTGAAGATCGCGAGACCGCGTGAGCAAAGTGGTGTTGCAGTTGCAGGtggagacagagaagaaggaataaaaacaaagatgctTTCTTCAAATCCATAATTCGTTTCGTttcgtttctttctttttctgtgtGACTTACAATTTATACACCGAATTGTTTATAACCGCGTGACTATATGACTATTCTAATTTGAATATCTGAACGCGTATTTTAATATATCCgactaattacaaaatatatcatGTTTAGATAACTATTACTATCTGAGACCCATTTTCCTGTCGGCTTCTGAGAAATATCAAAGATGGATTTGTATACGTATATACCAATTTTCCATAAACAATGCTACAGGTTTCGTTAAAGAAACGAAATGTTATCAATCATGCATGATTTCATACTTTTGATTATCATATAGTTTTGTTATGAAAATCTTTAGTAGATTAAGGAAatagaatttaaaaaaaaaaagagagggtAAAACAGTAATTTTGTGTTCCGAAAGTTTAAAAGATAACAGATAATCCGCTCACACTCGAGCAAATTTATCGGAGCCTCCCTCCAAAATTCAACAATGGCCACTTCTTTAATGTCTctgtcttcttcatttcttcaacCTCTGAAACTCAAAACCCTAGCACAACCCAGAAACACTGACTTATCTACCACCAGAAAAATCATAACAACATGCGATTCCCAAAACAACACTGGTAAGTCAAACCCCAGCAgcagaaaccctaatttccaGAAACGGCGAAACTCCTCCAAGTATGGGACTTCTAGAAGGTCGATCCTCAAGAAATCGTTTTTACAAGAGCAAGTTACTTTCACCGCACGGGTCTCTGATGACCCCCACGTGGCAATTATCGGTGGAGGAATGGCGGGTTTGGTCTGCGCATTGAACCTGGAAGCTCGTGGCGTCCAGTCCACAGTTTTCGATACGGTTCGTCAATTTAGATAATTTCGAATCTGAATTAAAGTTTCTTAGAATGGGTTCTGTGAAATTTGTGGTCTTTGGGTGTTTTTGCCTTTGTATATTCACAGTTCACTTCAAAGTCAAGTTTTTTGGGCTCAAATGTGGCTAATTGAATCGAATTAGTCCATTTTCATGGACAGAGCAATCAAGTAATACTCTTTTGTGTTGCGTTCATGTCCTTTggaaactttcttttatttttttctagtcTGAATTAGAATTTGGTAGAACGGGTGCTGtaaaatttgtgattttttggGGTGTTTTTGCTGTTGTAATTTCACTTCAAACTCCAAGCTTTAGTAAGAATATCTTGTGTCACTTCTGCAGGGGATACATGGGTTAGGAGGAAGACTTGGAACAAGAATTATTGAACCACAGGGACTAATTTTCGATCACGCTGCTCAATTCTTCACCGCGGATGATTCTCGGTTTATCAAATTGGTCGATGGGTGGTTAGAGAAAGGACTTGTTCGAGAGTGGAAAGGTGCCGTGGGAGAGCTTGAAATTGGAGGTAGCTTCTCACAGTTTCCCTCATCATCACCTCCAAGATACATTGCTGCTAATGGCATGCGATCTCTCGCTGATTCTTTGCTATTAGAGGTGTGATATGTTATCTCTGTGCAGCGAaaagtttgagtcttttttgaaatttttatgaGTTGAAGTAAGTTATACTGGAATTTGTTGCAGAGTCAAATGGTGAATCTGGTAAGGCCTTGTTGGATCAGTAAGTTGGAACCACTTAATGGTATGTGGCATTTAAGTGAGAATGGAACACCTCGTGGTCAGTTTGATGTCATAGTTATTGCTCATAATGGTAAGAAAGTGTATATATCGGTTTCTCTATTAATCTCTTTAGATGCTTTGTTATGTCTTCTTTATAGAAATGGTTTGCGTTTTGTTCAGGTAAATGCGCCAATCGCTTGCTTTCAGCATCAGGCTTGCCCCTAGTGGCTAAACAGATGAAGGTAGAGAATATCTAGTGAaacagatatttttttaagccCTATGATATCTTCTGATACAATCCTCTTGATTTGTTCTAGAAACT from Arabidopsis thaliana chromosome 3, partial sequence includes these protein-coding regions:
- a CDS encoding glycine-rich protein (glycine-rich protein; Has 24 Blast hits to 24 proteins in 2 species: Archae - 0; Bacteria - 0; Metazoa - 0; Fungi - 0; Plants - 24; Viruses - 0; Other Eukaryotes - 0 (source: NCBI BLink).) gives rise to the protein MDLKKASLFLFLLLCLHLQLQHHFAHAVSRSSTSLAFVDPNHDDLPFQEVELKPDGDVIEANLPKLTVVVKKGGGGGGLRPIPIYGGGTHRSGHHSSGGRETASGWLGLSILAGLGLVF
- a CDS encoding glycine-rich protein (glycine-rich protein; Has 42937 Blast hits to 13549 proteins in 1124 species: Archae - 42; Bacteria - 16604; Metazoa - 12821; Fungi - 2296; Plants - 5249; Viruses - 609; Other Eukaryotes - 5316 (source: NCBI BLink).), with protein sequence MDLKKASLFLFLLLCLHLQLQHHFAHAVSRSSTSLAFVDPNHDDLPFQEVELKPDGDVIEANLPKLTVVVKKGGGGGGRGGGGFGGGGRSFGGGGSSSRGGGGSSSRGGGGSSSRGGGLRPIPIYGGGTHRSGHHSSGGRETASGWLGLSILAGLGLVF
- a CDS encoding FAD/NAD(P)-binding oxidoreductase family protein (FAD/NAD(P)-binding oxidoreductase family protein; LOCATED IN: chloroplast; EXPRESSED IN: 19 plant structures; EXPRESSED DURING: 12 growth stages; BEST Arabidopsis thaliana protein match is: FAD/NAD(P)-binding oxidoreductase family protein (TAIR:AT1G56000.1); Has 902 Blast hits to 899 proteins in 231 species: Archae - 14; Bacteria - 382; Metazoa - 7; Fungi - 2; Plants - 133; Viruses - 0; Other Eukaryotes - 364 (source: NCBI BLink).) → MATSLMSLSSSFLQPLKLKTLAQPRNTDLSTTRKIITTCDSQNNTGKSNPSSRNPNFQKRRNSSKYGTSRRSILKKSFLQEQVTFTARVSDDPHVAIIGGGMAGLVCALNLEARGVQSTVFDTGIHGLGGRLGTRIIEPQGLIFDHAAQFFTADDSRFIKLVDGWLEKGLVREWKGAVGELEIGGSFSQFPSSSPPRYIAANGMRSLADSLLLESQMVNLVRPCWISKLEPLNGMWHLSENGTPRGQFDVIVIAHNGKCANRLLSASGLPLVAKQMKKLDLSSIWALLAAFDDPLPTVNFEGAFVKGVESLSWMGNNSAKLGNGRTPPHCWTFFSTAAYGKQNKVPQENIPTVTAEKVKAGMLQGVEIALGLPEGSLPKPVYTRLQLWGAALPKNTPAVPCIFDPQGRAGICGDWLLGSNLESAAISGAALGNHIAEFLQNGEANPEEFAIGLHDRLSPLAGHDIGQFPGLTSVGEKEEANAYQLL